The proteins below come from a single Halomonas binhaiensis genomic window:
- a CDS encoding complex I NDUFA9 subunit family protein codes for MPLDTRPIVVVGGTGFVGRAIVRELFYSGQHVRVVARRVSTAEDVLPGELEPGDPLEVQNADIGDAESLKPVLEGARAVINVVGLYTESKDIRFHDVHVEGASRLAYLARQAGVEQYLLMSGIGARSDSPSPYIRARAEGEQAVMAEMARAVILRPSALYAEHGGFLPGIARLARLPMVPLFGQGQSRLQPLHLGDLASAVTRLVCRSDTPRMLFEFGGPDPFTYRELILQVARHLEREPRLVPVPMLLWHALAKAMSGLPSPPLTRDMLWLVSEDNLVGEGVGTFADLGIKPRSLRDSLPYCLPRS; via the coding sequence ATGCCCTTGGATACCCGCCCCATCGTCGTGGTCGGTGGTACTGGCTTCGTTGGCCGGGCCATCGTGCGAGAGCTGTTTTACAGTGGCCAGCATGTGCGCGTCGTTGCGCGCCGTGTCTCGACCGCCGAGGACGTGTTGCCTGGAGAACTGGAGCCAGGAGATCCACTGGAAGTGCAGAATGCTGACATTGGAGATGCCGAAAGCCTCAAGCCCGTTCTGGAGGGCGCTCGTGCCGTCATCAATGTGGTAGGTCTTTATACAGAGAGCAAAGACATCCGCTTCCATGATGTACATGTCGAGGGGGCATCGCGCCTGGCTTACCTGGCCAGGCAGGCAGGCGTCGAACAATACTTGCTGATGTCAGGAATCGGGGCGCGCAGTGACTCACCATCACCTTATATTCGAGCCAGGGCCGAGGGGGAACAGGCCGTGATGGCAGAAATGGCCCGAGCGGTCATCTTGCGCCCCAGTGCGCTCTATGCCGAGCACGGAGGTTTTCTGCCAGGCATCGCTCGTCTTGCTCGATTGCCCATGGTGCCGCTGTTCGGGCAGGGACAAAGCCGTCTGCAGCCATTGCATCTAGGTGATCTGGCCAGTGCGGTAACTCGCCTGGTGTGCCGCTCGGACACACCACGCATGTTGTTCGAATTCGGCGGCCCAGACCCGTTCACCTATCGGGAATTGATCCTGCAGGTCGCCCGCCACCTGGAACGGGAACCACGCCTGGTTCCCGTTCCCATGCTGCTCTGGCATGCCCTGGCCAAGGCAATGTCCGGCCTACCCTCACCGCCCTTGACCCGGGACATGCTGTGGCTGGTCAGTGAAGACAACCTGGTCGGTGAAGGTGTCGGCACCTTTGCTGACCTGGGCATCAAACCGCGCAGCCTGCGTGACAGCCTGCCTTACTGCTTGCCACGCTCCTGA
- the gloA gene encoding lactoylglutathione lyase, translating to MSDHIQGEAHPGVEAAPAQTRGFRLNHCMLRVKDPEVSLRFYSRVFGMSVLRRLDFEEMKFSLYFLGDLEGREVPAEATERTVWTFQQRGLLELTHNWGTENEEGRIYHDGNAEPQGFGHICFNVPDLEAAVEWFDANDVEFIKRPDQGKMKNVVFVKDPDGYWIEVVQSDLIGEIGS from the coding sequence ATGAGCGACCACATCCAGGGTGAAGCGCATCCCGGTGTTGAGGCGGCTCCCGCCCAGACGCGAGGATTTCGCCTCAATCACTGCATGTTGCGAGTCAAGGATCCCGAGGTGTCGTTGCGCTTCTACTCACGTGTCTTCGGCATGAGTGTGTTGCGGCGCCTGGATTTCGAGGAAATGAAGTTTTCGCTGTATTTCCTCGGTGATCTTGAAGGCCGGGAGGTGCCGGCAGAAGCAACAGAACGAACGGTGTGGACCTTTCAGCAGCGCGGCTTGCTGGAACTGACGCATAACTGGGGCACCGAGAATGAAGAAGGGCGGATCTACCATGATGGTAATGCCGAGCCCCAGGGGTTTGGTCATATCTGCTTCAATGTGCCGGACCTGGAGGCAGCGGTGGAGTGGTTCGACGCCAATGACGTTGAATTCATCAAGCGCCCGGACCAGGGCAAGATGAAGAATGTCGTCTTCGTCAAGGATCCGGACGGTTACTGGATCGAGGTAGTGCAGAGCGATTTGATCGGTGAAATCGGCAGTTGA